The genomic region GATAAAACTGATGATTTCTTCAATATCTTCGATTTTTTCAAAGGTTTGATGACGAAATGAGTTATTAATATAACGTCGGGCAAAATCTGGCTCAAATTTGAGGAGCATTTGGTCAATGGGTTGATAAAAATCAAATCCGTAAGCTTTTTTAAGTTGCTCTTGAATATAGTCAGGATTATAAGACTTTTCATCGTTAATAATTTGGTCTTTTGTCAAGGGTAATTTGTCTCCTTGCCAAGATATTTCAGTTAAGTCTAAAATTCGCTCTAATCGGTAATTGTACCATTGCTCATGTCTTTTAAAATTTTCCGGAGCTTGTCCATACGCACAAAGATAATAAGCACGTTGATAGTAATAGAGACAAACGGGATAAACGATATAATTATCTTTTTTATTTAGACTGGCACTGTAGTAAGTAATTTCAAGAGGGGGAGTTGGTTGTTTTTTCCATATTTCTTTAAGAAAATCTGCTTTGTCAGCTACCATTTCTCGTTGACCTTCGGGAACGACATAATTATGATGAATAAATAATCGTTGTTTTCCTTGTAATTTAGTGATTAATAATTCAACAATACTGGCGACATCTTCAGTCATAAAAGTTAAGTCTAATTCAACTGAATTTTTTAAGTTTTCTAAAATTGAATTGAGTTGGTTTCTAGAAATTTTCTGATAGTGCCCCCGCTCTGGTTTTTCAATTAATTGATCTTTTTGTAAAGATAAGGCGGTAAAATTATTCCGAAGGGTTTTTTCATCAATTTGAAAAGGACAAGCGGTTAAAAACTGTTCAATTTGGTCTGAGGACAAATGATATCTTTTTTGTAAGGATGTCAGAAAGGACTGTTTAATTAAATCGGTATATTCATCAAATAACCAATAATCAGTCACTAATTGGGAAAATTTAGGGGATTTTTTCTGAAAAGTTTGAAACCAGTCAATACATTTAAAGGGGTTTGAAGAGTTGTTAAACCAATACTGACTTTCTTCGTCATAAAGTGAACGGATAATGATCCAGCGTATGGTAGCAGTTTTGAGTAGACTAAGATAGTATTCTCTTTTGTGATTCTTCTGTAAATTATTTTGACGGGTTTTTATTTTTAATAATTCTGGGACAAGTTTTTCAAAAAGTCCAAGACTGGGAGCAAACATAGACATATTCTGTTTTTGAGTTTGTTTCTAATACGACTATACTTTTATAATACAGAGGATTGGTAAGCCCCCTTTCCAAATAAGGTTTAAACTAGGATAGATTAACAATAGGATGTTTAAACAACTATGATGAATGAGCAAAACCGGGCAAAAGTAATCATTTCTACTGTGGGTACAAGTTTACTGACTAATCAAATTAATCGAGAAACAGAACGGGATTGGTTTAAACAACTTTCAAATCATGCTAATTTAACTTGGGATAATCTTCCTAATTCGGTTAAAGAGATTATAGAAGAGTTAAAATTTAGAGCATCTGAACAACTTAAACAGAATAATCTCAAAAAAATTAGACAAGCTAGTGCTGAACTTAATGGAGTTTTTGGGATTTATGATAATGATTTAACAACTGGTAAAGTCGATTTACATTATTTAATAGCAACGGATACTGCCCAAGGACAAGCTACTGCTGAAATTGTACAAGCTTTTCTTTTACAACGGGGATTAAGTGTCAATATTTATACTCCATCTGGTTTATCAACCGCTAATACTTCTGCTTTTTCTGAGGGAATTGATCAATTAATTGTTTGGTTACGAGAAGAGATTGTTAAAAATTATCGAGGAGGTTATAAAATTTATTTTAATTTAGTGGGAGGGTTTAAAAGTCTGCAAGGTTATCTTAATACTTTAGCGATGTTTTATGCCGATGCGATCGCTTATATTTTTGAGGGAGAGAATTCAGAGTTAATTACTATTCCTCGGTTGCCAATTTCTATCGATCATTCTGTTATTGAAATTTATAAAGTTCCGTTGGCCTTGATGAGTAATGGGGCTGAACTTTCGGTTTCTGAAGTTGGGGGAATTCCTGAGTCTTTGGTGTATGCTGTTGATGGAGTATTGATTTTATCGACTTGGGGTAAATTGTTTTGGGGAGAGTGTAAGGATGAGTTTTTATCAGGGGATTTGTTGGAGTTTAAGGGCTTAGTTTATTTAGATAGTTTTCTTCAAGATTATAAAAAAGCTAAGAATCCTTTACAACGTATCCAACTCCAAAATACTTTGGCTAAAGTTTGTTGTTTTTTAGAAAAGTCGGGGGGAGATACGGCTATTTTAAGAGGTAATAATGCTGGAGGTATTTTGTATGATAGTTATACGGGTAAATATTCCCAATATGATCATTTTCGTGTCAGTCTAAATTGGCGTGTGAGTTGTGTTGCTAAGGAGGGTGTTTTATATTTGCGACATTTTGGTGAACATGATGATGTGAATAATAATCCCTAAATTGATGGGTTTGGGGATTTTGTATCATCGGTTTGCGACCGATCGGAAAAATCGCTCAAATGCCTATTGTTTCGTTCTATCGGTCGACCTTAAGCCCGGTAAGGGTTTGAGGGTTGTTGCTGGAGGGTTTTTGCTGGTTTTGTGGTACAATTTAAGGTGAGGTTCGCAAACCCCATCTAGAACCTAGATGAAATAAGGGTTCTGTGGGCAGCCCCCTACCTATTGGGTTAAATAGGAATAGTTGGAAACGACTCTTTTTGGAGAAAGCGCGATCGGCAAATCTCTCCCGAACCCTACCTATTGGGTTAAATAGGAATAGTTGGAAACGATCCTCCCCTCGCTTCGGGTTAGCAATACTTGAAGCCCCTACCTATTGGGTTAAATAGGAATAGTTGGAAACGAGTCGAACTTAAAAATCATTCCATCGAGAGTAATCCCCTACCTATTGGGTTAAATAGGAATAGTTGGAAACATTTTTTTGGTCTTCTTTGTATTTGATGTCCTCAACCCTACCTATTGGGTTAAATAGGAATAGTTGGAAACCAGAACCAATTTCTTATCTAGATTTTCAATGGCAGTTTTGCCCTACCTATTGAGTTAAATAAGACTTCTCCCTTGACAGGACAATGCAATCGCATTACCCTTAAAAGAGTAGAGCATAATTAATAGGCTCAAATAGCTATGACTACAAAACAAACTCCATGCTCAGAATCTACTCTTACTAAACGTTATCAGACTACAATTCCTGAGTCTATTCGCAAAGTTCTTGGGTTAAAAAAGCATGATAAAATCTGCTATACCATTCTAGAAGATGGTCAAGTAACTATATCTCGTGCCGCTCAAACGGAGAACGATCCTATACTAGAAAATTTTCTAGTTTTTCTGGCACAAGAACTTAAAAAGAATCCTCAGCACTTACAAGGGATCAGTGCTAATTTAGTGAGTCATCTTAAGTCTCTAGTTGCTGATGTAGATTTGGATCTTGATGCACCCCTCTCTGATGAGGACGAATAAAATTGTCTGAAGATTATCAAATAGTAATCAATGGATGGAGTATATTAGCTCATCCTCTATTTCTTCAACAATTGGAAGAACTTCAGATGCAAGTTGAAGATTTGCGACAAAAATATCCTAAAGATTATATAAGAAAAAATGCAACAAAGCGATTAGCCGCTATAGTAAAGCTGGCATTTGAGGTTATTCCTCAAGATCCAACCCATAGTAATTATCGCCAAGGTACGACTCTGGGTGACAATTATAAGCACTGGTTTAGAGCTAAATTTTTTCAGCAGTATAGGCTTTTTTTTCGATATCATACAGAAAGTAAAATCATTGTTTTTGTTTGGGTTAATGATGAAAAGTCTAAACGAGCCTATGAAAGTAATACAGATGCTTATCGAATTTTTAAAAAAATGCTTGAAAGTGGTAATCCGCCCGACGATTGGAATGATTTAGTTAAAGAAGCACAAAATCAAATTAAACGTTTAGAACAAATAATTAACCAAGATCCTGATCCTGATATATCTAAAAGTTAACTCTTTAAAATTTTCGTAGGGTGGGCACAAATTTATATTTGGTTTTCAAAAAGATATTTTATACCATTTCTCTTACTTATACCATGTCTAAAAAATCAAACTACAGTCTTTGATGCGTCGGGGACGCATCCTACAATTTGAGCGAGAAGATAGTGGTGTTAAAATTTTCAGAATTGGGATGACTTGCGGTGGGCAGAAATTCAATTTTTTCGTCTTTAACATCAGTTATTTACTAGGCACACCCTACATTAAATAAATTAACTATTCAGGGAGCTTTAGACTCTATATCAAGAAAAGAAACCCCCCTTTCCATCAGTTGGTTATTGTTAAAGAGAAATTTACTTAAAAATTAATATGACAAATCTTATTGATGAATTTCTCAGTTTGCCTAATTTTCGTCAAGCGTGGTTTAAGGTGGCAGATAATAAAGGTTGTGCGGGAATTGATGGAGAAACTATAGAACATTTTGCCCTAAATTTAGATTTTAATCTGACTTTTCTACTCAACTCTGTAACCAATAGTAATTATATTCCTCAGCCACTTAAACAAGTTTTAATTCCTAAAAGTCAAGAAAAATGGCGAGAGTTAAGAATTCCAACGGTGCGGGATAGAATTGTTCAACAAGCTTTATTAAATGTCCTTTATCCTGTAATGGAAGAACGCTTTTCTGATGCGAGTTTTGCTTATCGTCCGAATCGTTCTTATCTCGATGCGGTAAAAAGAGCCGCTTATTGGCGAGATTTGGGCTATCAGTGGGTATTAGATGCTGATATTGTCGAATATTTTGATAATATTTCTCATTCTTTATTATTAAAAGAAGTGAGAAAAACTGTTGACAATTCTGGAATTTTATGCTTAATTAAAGCTTGGATTTCGGCAGGAGTTTCAACAGATAAAGGGATTATATTTCCTGAGAAGGGAGTCCCTCAAGGTGCAGTTATTTCCCCGATGTTAGCTAATATTTATCTCGATGAATTTGATCATCGGATTACTCAATCTGATTTAAAATTAGTGCGCTATGCTGATGATTTTTTAGTGCTATCTGATACGGAAGATGGAATTATGAGAGCTTATTCTCAAGTCGTCCAGTTGCTCCATTTTTGGGGACTAAAATTACATGAGGAAAAAACCCAAATAACTCATTTTAAAAAGGGGTTTCAGTTTTTGGGGCATGGGTTTCTCCGTAAAGCTATTTTTCCTATAGATGATCAAGTTAAATCATCCAAATCTTCTCTAAAAAAAAAATCGCGTCAACGAGTTCGGAACAAGAGAGTACGAATTTAGATTCATCTATTTTAACGGAAGTCAAATCTCAAAATTCTCCTCCGATTATTTTCTGGGAATGGTGGGAGCAAAAAAGAAGACAAACTGAACTAAAGGGACTTGAACAAAATACAAA from Gloeothece citriformis PCC 7424 harbors:
- a CDS encoding TIGR03985 family CRISPR-associated protein, translating into MSMFAPSLGLFEKLVPELLKIKTRQNNLQKNHKREYYLSLLKTATIRWIIIRSLYDEESQYWFNNSSNPFKCIDWFQTFQKKSPKFSQLVTDYWLFDEYTDLIKQSFLTSLQKRYHLSSDQIEQFLTACPFQIDEKTLRNNFTALSLQKDQLIEKPERGHYQKISRNQLNSILENLKNSVELDLTFMTEDVASIVELLITKLQGKQRLFIHHNYVVPEGQREMVADKADFLKEIWKKQPTPPLEITYYSASLNKKDNYIVYPVCLYYYQRAYYLCAYGQAPENFKRHEQWYNYRLERILDLTEISWQGDKLPLTKDQIINDEKSYNPDYIQEQLKKAYGFDFYQPIDQMLLKFEPDFARRYINNSFRHQTFEKIEDIEEIISFIKQAKTAIQEQLIAKVKNFPHYDYYILSYRKNDNNVIMRLRSWSPNVEVLLPTELRQQIREDFLLTWQYYQDDVL
- a CDS encoding putative CRISPR-associated protein encodes the protein MMNEQNRAKVIISTVGTSLLTNQINRETERDWFKQLSNHANLTWDNLPNSVKEIIEELKFRASEQLKQNNLKKIRQASAELNGVFGIYDNDLTTGKVDLHYLIATDTAQGQATAEIVQAFLLQRGLSVNIYTPSGLSTANTSAFSEGIDQLIVWLREEIVKNYRGGYKIYFNLVGGFKSLQGYLNTLAMFYADAIAYIFEGENSELITIPRLPISIDHSVIEIYKVPLALMSNGAELSVSEVGGIPESLVYAVDGVLILSTWGKLFWGECKDEFLSGDLLEFKGLVYLDSFLQDYKKAKNPLQRIQLQNTLAKVCCFLEKSGGDTAILRGNNAGGILYDSYTGKYSQYDHFRVSLNWRVSCVAKEGVLYLRHFGEHDDVNNNP
- a CDS encoding type II toxin-antitoxin system PrlF family antitoxin, with product MTTKQTPCSESTLTKRYQTTIPESIRKVLGLKKHDKICYTILEDGQVTISRAAQTENDPILENFLVFLAQELKKNPQHLQGISANLVSHLKSLVADVDLDLDAPLSDEDE
- a CDS encoding type II toxin-antitoxin system YhaV family toxin, whose protein sequence is MSEDYQIVINGWSILAHPLFLQQLEELQMQVEDLRQKYPKDYIRKNATKRLAAIVKLAFEVIPQDPTHSNYRQGTTLGDNYKHWFRAKFFQQYRLFFRYHTESKIIVFVWVNDEKSKRAYESNTDAYRIFKKMLESGNPPDDWNDLVKEAQNQIKRLEQIINQDPDPDISKS
- the ltrA gene encoding group II intron reverse transcriptase/maturase, with the protein product MTNLIDEFLSLPNFRQAWFKVADNKGCAGIDGETIEHFALNLDFNLTFLLNSVTNSNYIPQPLKQVLIPKSQEKWRELRIPTVRDRIVQQALLNVLYPVMEERFSDASFAYRPNRSYLDAVKRAAYWRDLGYQWVLDADIVEYFDNISHSLLLKEVRKTVDNSGILCLIKAWISAGVSTDKGIIFPEKGVPQGAVISPMLANIYLDEFDHRITQSDLKLVRYADDFLVLSDTEDGIMRAYSQVVQLLHFWGLKLHEEKTQITHFKKGFQFLGHGFLRKAIFPIDDQVKSSKSSLKKKSRQRVRNKRVRI